The DNA window GCCGATACTCTTCCCGCAACCCGCGCACGTTATAACTCAGCCAGTATCCCTGTCCTTCCCCGGTCTGCACCCAGGCAGAGATCTCTTTCGGCATCCGCCGCCCTTCAAATACCGGTTCTTCCGGCGTGGGCGGCGGTGGTTGAGTCATTGGCGTCACGGACAGCAAACGTCTGTCGTCCTCGGGCCAGTCGCGCATCAAGGCTTCCAGCGCCGGCATGCCGCCGCTGCGCAACTGGGTGGCGGCCGAGGTCAGCTGCAGGCCGATGACCCGCCGCGCCATGGCGTTCTCCGGCGGCACATAGCGATCGCCATAGAGAGAAAACGCCACCCACAGCGCCTGCGTCATGATGAGAAAGGTCAGCCAAAAGCCGAGCAAAATTTTCCAGAACAGTCTTCCGCGCATGTCAGATTACCGAATGCGATAGCCGATGCTACGCACCGTCTCAATGCTGAGCTTACTGCCGGCCAACGCGCTCAGCTTCTGGCGGATATTGCTGATGTGCACGTCCACGCTGCGATCATAGGCCTCACGCGGGCGCCCCAGCCCCTTCTCGGACAGCTCGTCCTTCGACACCACGCGATCCGGCGCGCGCAGCAACAGCTCCAACAGATTGAACTCCGAAGCGGTCAGATCAAACGCCTTACCGCGCCATTCGCTGCTGCGGGTTGAAGGGTTCAGCGTCAGCTCGCCGAAGCTGATGGCGGCCTCGTCGTCCGCCTCTTGCGGCCGCTCTTCGAAACGGCGCAGCACCGCACGCAGACGCGCCACCAATTCGCGCGGATAGCACGGTTTGGGCATGTAATCGTCGGCGCCCATCTCCAGGCCAATCACCCGATCGATGTTGTCGCCTTTGGCAGTCAGCATGATGATCGGCAGCCGGCTCTTTTTACGCACGTCGCGCAGCACGTCGATGCCGCTCATGTCCGGCAGCATGATGTCGAGGATCATCGCGGTATAGTCGCCCGACAGCGCGCCCTCTACCCCCGCCTTGCCGGTCAGCACCAGCGTGGCGTCGAAGCCTTCGCCCGTCAGGTATTCGCTCAGCATGGTGCCAAGCTCCAGGTCATCGTCGACCAGTAAAATTTTCATGCCTTGCTCCTTCACCGATTTTCGTTATTTTCCCGCCAATTCCGCCGGCCCGCAGCCGGTTTTACTCAATCCTTACACATCGCGGTTCGCGTCTCGCCATCGTTAGTGTGGCTGCTGTCGCGCAATTTCTCTACTTCTGTCAGGGTATTGGCATGCCGACAGGCGCCGGCCACCGCGCAGGCGGGCCGGCTATACCGTCGGTCAAAAGGGAAGTGAGAAGGGTTTTCCCGGCGGAACGCACCGCCGGGAGGGCACATTCAGTCGAACACGCCGGTGGAGAGGTAACGGTCACCGCGATCGCAGACGATCGCCACCACGACGCTGCCGGGATGGGCCGCCGCGACGCGCAGGGCGCCGGCTACCGCGCCGCCGGAGCTGACGCCGCAGAAGATGCCTTCACGCTGCGCCAGCTGGCGCATGGTCTGCTCGGCATCGCGCTGCTCGATATCCAGCACCTGCTCCACCAGCTCCGGGCGGAAAATGCCCGGCAGGTAAGCGGGCGCCCAACGGCGAATGCCGGGGATGCTGCTGCCTTCTGCCGGCTGCAGGCCGATGATCTGTACCTGCGGATTCTGGCTCTTCAGGTAACCGCCCACGCCGGTAATGGTGCCGGTGGTGCCCATGCTGGAAACAAAGTGGGTGATGCGCCCTTCGGTCTGGCGCCAGATCTCCGGGCCGGTGGTGGTGAAATGGGCATAGGGATTGTCGAGATTATTGAACTGATCCAGCACCTTACCCTGCCCCTGGCGCTGCATCTCCAGCGCCAGATCGCGCGCCCCTTCCATTCCCTGTTCACGGCTGACCAGGATCAGCTCGGCACCGTAGGCGCGCATCGCCGCCTGCCGCTCCAGGCTCATGTTCTCTGGCATCAGTAGCTTCAGCGTATAGCCTTTCAATGCAGCAATCATCGCCAGCGCAATGCCGGTGTTGCCGCTGGTGGCCTCAATCAGCACGTCGCCGGGCTTGATCTCGCCGCGCAGCTCCGCCTGCTGGATCATCGCCAACGCAGCGCGATCCTTCACCGATCCCGCCGGGTTATTGCCTTCCAGTTTGACCCATACCTCGCTGCCCGCCTGGGCGGCCAGCCGTTGCAGTTGTACCAGCGGGGTGTTCCCGATGCATTGTTCGAGCGTTGTCACGATCTTTGCCTGTGTTGGTGTGCGTAAAGTAAAAAGGCAACCCGGGGGTTGCCTTGAAGAAAAGGGCTGCTAAAACCTATCAGGCGCTTTTGGCTAACGCAACAGGTTGCAGCAGTTGATCGCCGGCATACAGCCGCGCATTGAGGCTGCCAACGTAGTAACGGCCGCCGCGCACCGGCGTGGCGTTGCCCTCCGGCAGCACTAGGCTTATCGGTTCCTGATGCCAGCCGATCGGCTGCACCGTCAACTGCCAGAAATGGCCGCGCGGGCTGACTTCCAGCACCTGAACCGGCAGCGGGCAGCGCTCGCTGCTTTCGGTCGCCACTTCCATTTCCCACGGGCGCAGGAACAGATCGACGCTGCCCTGGTGCATCGGCTGGAACGACAGCGGCCACTGGTGCGCGCCGACGAACAGCTGAGAGCCGCGAATTTCGCCGTTCAGGCGGTTCACTTCCCCCATGAATTCCAGCACGAAACGGCTCGCCGGTTCGCGCATGATTTCGACCGGCGACCCGACCTGTTCGATATTGCCCTGGCTCATCACCACGATGCGGTCGGCCACTTCCATCGCCTCTTCCTGATCGTGGGTAACGAATACGCTGGTGAACTTCAGCTCTTCGTGCAGTTGACGCAGCCAACGGCGCAGCTCTTTGCGCACCTGTGCATCCAGCGCGCCGAACGGTTCGTCCAGCAGCAGGATTTGCGGTTCCACCGCCAGGGCACGCGCCAGCGCCACGCGCTGTTTCTGGCCGCCGGACAGCTGCGACGGATAGCGGTTGGCCAGGTGGCCCAGCTGCACCATCTCCAGCAGTTGGGTGACTTTCTGTTTGATCGCCGCAGCGTTCGGCCGCTCGCGGCGCGGCAGCACGGTCAGGCCGAAAGCGATGTTGTCGAACACCGTCATGTGGCGGAACAGCGCATAGTGCTGAAACACGAAGCCCACGCGCCTGTCGCGCGCGTGCATGTGGCTGACGTCGGTGCCGTGGAAGCCCAGCTTGCCGCCGCTCTGACTTTCCAGCCCGGCGATGATGCGCAGCAGCGTGGTCTTGCCGGAACCGGACGGCCCGAGCAGCGCCACCATCTCGCCGGAAGCAATATCGAGCGAGATATCGTTCAATACCTTGGTGCGACCGAAGTACTTGTTGATGCCGTTAATCTCAATGCTCATGATTTTCCTCCCGCTCGAGACGCGCGTTTTGACGTTCCAGACGCCACTGCAGCGCGCTCTTCAAAAATAGGGTAACGATCGCCATCAGGGTCAACAGGGCGGCGGCGGTAAAGGAGCCGACGGTGTTGTAATCCTGCTGCAACAGCTCGACCTGCAGCGGCAGGCTGTAGGTTTCGCCGCGAATCGAACCGGACACCACCGACACCGCGCCGAACTCGCCGATGGCGCGCGCGTTGGTCAGCACCACGCCATACAGTAGCGCCCAGCGAATGTTGGGCAGCGTCACGCGGCGGAACATCTGCCAGCCGGACGCCCCCAGCAAAATGGCGGCCTCGTCTTCCTGGCTGCCCTGGCTGAGCATCATCGGCACCAGCTCGCGCACCACGAAGGGGCAGGTGACGAAAATGGTCACCAGCACCATGCCTGGCCAGGAGAACATGATCTGGATGTTATGCGCATCCAACCAGCCGCCCAGCAGGCCGTTGCTGCCGTAAAACAGCAGGTAAATCAGCCCCGCCACCACCGGTGAAACGGCGAACGGGATATCGATCAGCGTCAGCAGCAGCTGGCGGCCGGGGAAGGTGAAGCGCGTCACCAGCCACGCCAGCAACGTGCCGAACACCAGGTTGAACGGCACGGTGATCAGCGCGATCAAGACCGTCAGCCAAATGGCGTGCAGCATGTCCGGATCGAGCAAGTTGCTCCACATCGCGCCGAATCCTTTGGAAAAGGCCTCGGCGAAAATCGACATCATCGGCACTACCAGCAGCAGCACCGAGAACAGCGCGCCGATGGCGATCAGCGTCCACTTGCCCCAGTTGACGCGCGGACGCTCGGCGCCGTTGAAGGCGGAAACATCAGCCATCAGTGCCCTCCTCCCAAGCGTCTGCCGAAGCGGCTTTGCAATACGTTAATGCTGAACAGCAGCAGCAGCGACGCCGCCAGGATCACCGAGGCGATGGCGCTGGCCGCCGGGTAATCGAACTCCTGCAAACGCACGAAAATCATCAGCGAGGTCACTTCCGTCTTCCAGGCGATGTTGCCGGCGATGAAAATCACCGCGCCGAACTCGCCCAGGCTGCGGGTAAAGGAGATGGCGGTGCCGGCCAACAATGCCGGCGCCACCTCGGGCAGCACCACGCGGCGGAAGCTCTGCCAGCGCGTGGCGCCCAGCGTCTCGGCCGCCTCTTCGTATTCCGGCCCCAGCTCTTCCAGAACTGGCTGCACGGTGCGCACCACAAACGGCAGGCTGGTGA is part of the Serratia marcescens genome and encodes:
- a CDS encoding response regulator transcription factor; the encoded protein is MKILLVDDDLELGTMLSEYLTGEGFDATLVLTGKAGVEGALSGDYTAMILDIMLPDMSGIDVLRDVRKKSRLPIIMLTAKGDNIDRVIGLEMGADDYMPKPCYPRELVARLRAVLRRFEERPQEADDEAAISFGELTLNPSTRSSEWRGKAFDLTASEFNLLELLLRAPDRVVSKDELSEKGLGRPREAYDRSVDVHISNIRQKLSALAGSKLSIETVRSIGYRIR
- the cysM gene encoding cysteine synthase CysM → MTTLEQCIGNTPLVQLQRLAAQAGSEVWVKLEGNNPAGSVKDRAALAMIQQAELRGEIKPGDVLIEATSGNTGIALAMIAALKGYTLKLLMPENMSLERQAAMRAYGAELILVSREQGMEGARDLALEMQRQGQGKVLDQFNNLDNPYAHFTTTGPEIWRQTEGRITHFVSSMGTTGTITGVGGYLKSQNPQVQIIGLQPAEGSSIPGIRRWAPAYLPGIFRPELVEQVLDIEQRDAEQTMRQLAQREGIFCGVSSGGAVAGALRVAAAHPGSVVVAIVCDRGDRYLSTGVFD
- the cysA gene encoding sulfate/thiosulfate ABC transporter ATP-binding protein CysA, giving the protein MSIEINGINKYFGRTKVLNDISLDIASGEMVALLGPSGSGKTTLLRIIAGLESQSGGKLGFHGTDVSHMHARDRRVGFVFQHYALFRHMTVFDNIAFGLTVLPRRERPNAAAIKQKVTQLLEMVQLGHLANRYPSQLSGGQKQRVALARALAVEPQILLLDEPFGALDAQVRKELRRWLRQLHEELKFTSVFVTHDQEEAMEVADRIVVMSQGNIEQVGSPVEIMREPASRFVLEFMGEVNRLNGEIRGSQLFVGAHQWPLSFQPMHQGSVDLFLRPWEMEVATESSERCPLPVQVLEVSPRGHFWQLTVQPIGWHQEPISLVLPEGNATPVRGGRYYVGSLNARLYAGDQLLQPVALAKSA
- the cysW gene encoding sulfate/thiosulfate ABC transporter permease CysW, which codes for MADVSAFNGAERPRVNWGKWTLIAIGALFSVLLLVVPMMSIFAEAFSKGFGAMWSNLLDPDMLHAIWLTVLIALITVPFNLVFGTLLAWLVTRFTFPGRQLLLTLIDIPFAVSPVVAGLIYLLFYGSNGLLGGWLDAHNIQIMFSWPGMVLVTIFVTCPFVVRELVPMMLSQGSQEDEAAILLGASGWQMFRRVTLPNIRWALLYGVVLTNARAIGEFGAVSVVSGSIRGETYSLPLQVELLQQDYNTVGSFTAAALLTLMAIVTLFLKSALQWRLERQNARLEREENHEH